The Quercus lobata isolate SW786 chromosome 9, ValleyOak3.0 Primary Assembly, whole genome shotgun sequence region TTCGCAAGACCTCCCACATGCCTAGACACCACTTTGctctttacaaccatatcatTGATATAGACTTCAACGTTCCTGCCCAATTGTGGTTCGAATATCTTagtcatcatccgttgataAGTAGACCCTGcgtttttcaaaccaaagggcatcactttgtaatgatagtttccaatAGGAGTAACAAAAgttgtcttttcttgatcatccaATGCTAatggtatttggtgatatccttggtaggcatctaaaaagctcatccgaggatgacctactgttgcatccaccaactggtctatcCTAGGCATAGGGAAAGGATCCTTGGGACAGGCCTTAttgaggtccgtgaagtccacgcacacttGCCATTTCCTAgtcttctttttcaccaccatCGTGTTGGCTAACCATTGGTGGTAAAAAACTTTCTTGATAGCCCTAGCCTGCTTGAGTTTAGCCACTTCATTTCTAACAGTCTCGGCGTGTTCTTTTGATGGACGCCGAGGTGGCTGTCTCTTCAGAGTGATGGAGGGATTAACATTAAGatgatgacaaatgaaacttgggtctaTACCCGGGGCTTCATACGCgctccatgcgaacacatcaacattttctctGAGGAATTCAACCAATTGCTCTCTTTCATGCAGAGACAGTTTAACTCCAatctgaaagaacttctccggatcATCACCAACGATTACCCTTTCCAAATCTTCGCATCTCGCCTCGTCGGCTGGTCCGTTGATGGGTAACGCTGGGGTTTCTGATTACTATAAACCATTATCAACGGTGGCCAAGGTCTCCGCCTCAGGCCAATGTTAGATAGCCGTTACCAGGCATTGTCGGGTTGCAGCTTGATTTCCTACTATCTCCAAAACCCGGTCTCCAGATGGGTACTTCATCTTCTAGTGTAGAGTAGAGGAGACGGCCCCTAGGGTATGAAACCAAGGTCTGCCCATAATGACCGTGTAGGGAGAGAAAACATCTACGactatgaagtccacctccaccacatccgtaCCGGTTTGCACAGGTAATCTGATCTGACCTTTAGGGACGAACATTTTTCCCTCAAAACTCACCAGAGGAGAACCGTAGGCCGTCAATTTCTCAGGTTTCAAATTTAGCCCCCTATACAAGTCAGGGTACATTATGTCAGCAGCATTGCCTTGGTCAATCATCACTATTTTCACGTCGTACCCACCAAATCTCAACGTAACCACAAGAGCATCATTatggggctgtatggttccaactTTTTCCTTATCTGAAAAACCCAACACTAACGGGGCGCCCATCTTGGCTTTCTTAGGCATTGAGCTAGACTCCTCAGCTGGAGAACGGGATACCAACATTACCCTGGAAGGGCAAGATCCAGCCCTTCCCGGGGCAGCAAAAATAACGTTTATTGTGCCAAGGGGGAGTCTTGAAGAAACATCTCCCCGAAGCTTTGAGCCCGCTTGGCTTGCCCGATCATtggaatgatgcaagagttgcttcaacttcccttctcgAACTAACtggtccaaatggtcccataaatttctACAATCCTCAGTTgtgtgcccatgatcctgatgatagtggcaataaAGGTTCTGGTTGTGTCTCATAGGATCTCCtgccatcttatttggccatttgaagaatggctcattcttaatcttctctagTACTTGTTGCACTGGCTCTCGAAACACAGCGTTAACCGCCTGGATATTGGCAGATCCTAACTGCCTAACAAAGTCTTTCCGAGGTCGGTTATTATTGTACCGGttcgacctgaaatccctcctctcctgagggatcaccttagcctttccttttcCCGGCAGTTGGTCTTCTTCTACCCTTCTGTATTTATCAATCCGATCCATCAATTGGCGTACACTAGTAACAGGTTTACCTGTTAGAGATTTCCTCAAATCATGCTCGGCTGGAAGGCCAGCCTTGAAAGTGCTAATGGTCACATTATCGTACTCTCcttctatttcattaaacatctcccagtatTTATCCGAATAAGCCTTCAGAGTCTCACTCTCCCGCATGGACATAAACAATAAGGATCCTAGAGGTCGAGGAACCCTGCTACAAGTAATAAAGCGAGCGCCAAAAGCCCGGGTGAGTTTCTTGAAGGAGTCGATAGAGTTCACCCTCAaaccgttgaaccacctcatcgccatcgGGCCCAAGCTAGATGAAAAGAGCTTACACATCAAGACTTCATCTTTGGAGTGAACAGCCATCCTTTGACTAAAATGGCTAACGTGTTCTACCGGATCTGTCTGaccattataaatggtgaatGTGGGTTGATGAAATCGCCGAGGAAGGCTCGCATCCTCTATGTTCCGTGTGAAGGGTAATTTAGAAACTTGACTCAGtgccttgttcatggcatcgttccCCAAGCCTTTGCAAGGCGGACTTTTGTACCTACGTCTGTGATggtgctcctcttcataggaaaaTGTCTCGCTGGGCGGAGTTCTGGATCTCCGTCTATAACTAGCACTATCCGTCTCTTCAGAGGACGGTTCGGAGCTGGGTGGTAAATGTCTTCGCTAAGCATGACGCAATTCCCTCTTCAACTCGTCGATTTCATGTTGCATGTCTCTGTCATTCTTTGCATGGGAAACATGACTCTTCCTTCAAGATTGACTTTTACTGGTATGAGTTgtgtgcacacttccctcacgaccCCCTCTCCGTTCGAGGCTTCTGCGCGGATTGCCATGCTGGGAACCCCTCGATTCTACTTGATGTAGATCAACATCTACCTGGTGTGGTCCTGCTGCTGCCTGGTATGGACCTGCCTCTTCTATCGTGGACATTGTAACCGAATCTCCTTTAGACTAGATCAAGctcttccccacagacggcgccaattataAGGACTGAaaattggattggacccaaAATAGGATTGGGTTCTAGCCCAagcggcccaaacaataaatttgtagagcgtggatgaaagaactagatctactccagaagaaaaatgattaaatttggTAATATAAGACTGTTAGACACACATAAGATGAGAAAATCTGTCCTCGAAGTAACTCGAGgagtttatattatattgtacTTGTTAAACAATAAGATTATACAAGAGTTCGCAGTCTTCTTTTCAAATTACTTGAttttttccgatcccctttTTTATTACATCTTCCCAGgttatatactacaatcttgaTATCATTcctaccacacacgtgtaggttagattcggggAACTCCTTCCTATCCCATCCAACAactcccagaaccatcaaccagtagctgtaaggttgcTGGATCaatgttcaggcatcacttctacattaatgcggccagaaagttggttgagaggtaTTTAATGCGGAGATAGCAgcctttgaagatatttgtttgcccttttccttttcctaccCCTTGTCCAACGTCCAACCTTTATTTGTGATGTAACTTTAAAGAAGGTCCATGATGATATGACACTCTTACTGACCTCGAACACTAGATACCGAGatggcttttctcctcggacattcgTTGGACTTATCTCTTATTATCTCTACTCTTCTCTTTATTTCGTTCCCCTCATAATTTCATCTGAACATCTTCGGATGGTCcaatgtcctcggattgggccataggcccaattagTATAGCCTTAATAGTACCTCCTAATTAAATGGCCCCCATAATAGTATTTATAATGTTTCCCATAATATTGTTGAATGCtttgaaacttaattttttttaattcatattttatcatttttccttATCCTAGAAATAGTTACAAATTGTTGAGTGAGTTTTCTT contains the following coding sequences:
- the LOC115961739 gene encoding uncharacterized protein LOC115961739; this translates as MAMRWFNGLRVNSIDSFKKLTRAFGARFITCSRVPRPLGSLLFMSMRESETLKAYSDKYWEMFNEIEGEYDNVTISTFKAGLPAEHDLRKSLTGKPVTSVRQLMDRIDKYRRVEEDQLPGKGKAKDHGHTTEDCRNLWDHLDQLVREGKLKQLLHHSNDRASQAGSKLRGDVSSRLPLGTINVIFAAPGRAGSCPSRVMLVSRSPAEESSSMPKKAKMGAPLVLGFSDKEKVGTIQPHNDALVVTLRFGGYDVKIVMIDQGNAADIMYPDLYRGLNLKPEKLTAYGSPLVSFEGKMFVPKGSGKFLGYIVTHRGIEVNPDQIKAINGLQAP